A single genomic interval of Odontesthes bonariensis isolate fOdoBon6 chromosome 3, fOdoBon6.hap1, whole genome shotgun sequence harbors:
- the ghrh gene encoding somatoliberin isoform X1: MMEKAALLLFCCLVISLSGSPLYPSIRHYHRFGQRDTSILMTSSIKYPAEKLEEDTRPPRERAELRSERHADAIFTNSYRKVLGQISARKFLQTIMGKRLGDESESYMKRQSDIYEGTFKEDLTSIQRDQRYRGLHGNVMRPRLIS; encoded by the exons ATGATGGAGAAAGCTGCGCTGCTGCTGTTCTGTTGCCTGGTCATTTCTTTATCAGGCTCCCCACTCTACCCATCCATTAG ACATTATCACAGGTTTGGCCAGAGGGATACATCTATCCTGATGACATCTTCTATAAAGTATCCAGCAGAGAAGCTGGAAGAAGACACACGTCCTCCAAGGGAGCGAGCAGAACTGCG CTCAGAACGCCACGCTGATGCCATCTTTACCAACAGTTACAGGAAAGTCCTGGGCCAAATCTCTGCCAGGAAGTTCCTTCAGACAATCATGGGAAAGCGGCTGGG agATGAAAGTGAGAGCTACATGAAACGTCAATCAGATATCTATGAAGGGACCTTTAAAGAGGATCTTACATCCATCCAGAGGGACCAGCGATACAGAGGGCTGCATGGGAATGTCATGAGACCCAG ACTGATCAGTTGA
- the ghrh gene encoding somatoliberin isoform X2: MMEKAALLLFCCLVISLSGSPLYPSIRFGQRDTSILMTSSIKYPAEKLEEDTRPPRERAELRSERHADAIFTNSYRKVLGQISARKFLQTIMGKRLGDESESYMKRQSDIYEGTFKEDLTSIQRDQRYRGLHGNVMRPRLIS, encoded by the exons ATGATGGAGAAAGCTGCGCTGCTGCTGTTCTGTTGCCTGGTCATTTCTTTATCAGGCTCCCCACTCTACCCATCCATTAG GTTTGGCCAGAGGGATACATCTATCCTGATGACATCTTCTATAAAGTATCCAGCAGAGAAGCTGGAAGAAGACACACGTCCTCCAAGGGAGCGAGCAGAACTGCG CTCAGAACGCCACGCTGATGCCATCTTTACCAACAGTTACAGGAAAGTCCTGGGCCAAATCTCTGCCAGGAAGTTCCTTCAGACAATCATGGGAAAGCGGCTGGG agATGAAAGTGAGAGCTACATGAAACGTCAATCAGATATCTATGAAGGGACCTTTAAAGAGGATCTTACATCCATCCAGAGGGACCAGCGATACAGAGGGCTGCATGGGAATGTCATGAGACCCAG ACTGATCAGTTGA
- the ghrh gene encoding somatoliberin isoform X3: protein MMEKAALLLFCCLVISLSGSPLYPSIRHYHRFGQRDTSILMTSSIKYPAEKLEEDTRPPRERAELRYRKVLGQISARKFLQTIMGKRLGDESESYMKRQSDIYEGTFKEDLTSIQRDQRYRGLHGNVMRPRLIS, encoded by the exons ATGATGGAGAAAGCTGCGCTGCTGCTGTTCTGTTGCCTGGTCATTTCTTTATCAGGCTCCCCACTCTACCCATCCATTAG ACATTATCACAGGTTTGGCCAGAGGGATACATCTATCCTGATGACATCTTCTATAAAGTATCCAGCAGAGAAGCTGGAAGAAGACACACGTCCTCCAAGGGAGCGAGCAGAACTGCG TTACAGGAAAGTCCTGGGCCAAATCTCTGCCAGGAAGTTCCTTCAGACAATCATGGGAAAGCGGCTGGG agATGAAAGTGAGAGCTACATGAAACGTCAATCAGATATCTATGAAGGGACCTTTAAAGAGGATCTTACATCCATCCAGAGGGACCAGCGATACAGAGGGCTGCATGGGAATGTCATGAGACCCAG ACTGATCAGTTGA